The window CCTCCTCAGTACGCTTGCGCTCCATGAACTGCCCAATTTGACTGCCGATCGCTGCCATCATCTGAAGTAGGTCTTCATCGGGTTCCTGGATGCGATTGCTAAAGCACTCAATCACCCCTAAAATTTCGTCACCTAATTGAATGGGGAACCCAAATCCAGCGTGCAATCCTCCTTTAGCTGCTGCCGTCGCTCTCTCGAAGTGGTTATCATCACTGAGTTCTGAGAGCCAAAGCGGTTGCTGAGTTTCCCAGACGCGCCCTGGCAGTGCGACACCATGAGCAAAGGTAGTCTGCTGATTCGCTTCAATGAATTCCTGCGCGTTCACAGCGGGCGCGTACCAACAATTGACATAGTGCAGGGTGTGAGTTTGACGATCTACACTCCAAATGACTCCCAGTTGCCATCCCAAGCTTGAGCACAACGATTGCAGGATGGCTGGCACCGCCGAAGCAAGATTGGTTGCCTCAGCCAACGTGCGGGTAACGGCATACTGGGCAGCTTGACGTTGTTCAGCTCGTTTGCGAGCGGTAATATCTTCTGTTACAGCGACGCCGCGCTGGGGCTTACCGGCGGCATCTTTAATCAACGAAGCATAATTCCGCACCCATACGTGCGAACCGTCGGGACGGATGTAGCGCTTCTCGATCTCGAAGCTCGTTCCTTCCGTTAACATTTGCTGGAACAAGACTATATTATGTGCCAAGTCATCGGGATGCGTAATTTCCTGCATTCGCCGTGTCAACAATTCCTCCTCAGAGCGCCCAACGATTTGGCAAAACCGCTGATTGGCACTGATAAAGCGTCCGGTGAGGTCAACTTGTGTAATGCCGATGATGACTTGCTCGTAAATAGCGCGGTATCGCTCTTCACTCTGACGCTGAGTTTCTTCTACCACTTCCTTCGTCACAGTCCTGGTTCCAGCGAGAAGTAGTGAGTCAGAAGCTCCCTGCTCCCATCCCGATCGCTTTGAGAGGAGGAATGGCTGAGTTCGTCAATGAGCGCTCGAATCCGCCTCAATGCTAGTGGAGAGGGCTGCATATGCCCGTTCTCCCAGCGGTTGATGGTTCCATACGCCACACCGAGTTCCGCTGCTAACTGTTCCTGGGTCAACCCTGTTAACTGCCGGAGTTCACGAATCAGCTTGCTGACTTCCGGTTGTGCGATCGCAAAAGCTCGTTTGAGTGGCATGGTTTTTAGGACGGACTCCTATAGCTCGACACAATGTAACGTCCGTTATACTAATTATCCCTTTGCAAGTACAAAGGCTTATCTATCTTTTGAAATAGCTATTTGAAGGGTAATCACCCACAATATCAACGAGGAAGAATTTCGCGATAGCGAAGCGCTGCTGCGCTTCGTAGATCGCCTCACCGCTCAAATGAAAATGAACGCTGTCCTCGACTTTTGGCGAATAGTATACACCCGCTTAGTCTGATAGCTTGGCATCCGTACCGGGCAGGGAGTAATCAAGGATGCAACAGAACAGCCCAGAGGGACAAAAAGCTTACCTGGGTACGGGATGGGCGTCTCCGCTACGAGTCAACCTCCAAGGCAGTATCCAACTCAGTTCCGCAGAACGCAATATCGAAGAATCCATTTGGCTGATTCTACGCACGGATTTAGGAGAACGGGTGTATCGGCCTGAATTCGGGTCGCGTTTATCTGAATTGACCTTTGCGCCGATGAATACTCAAACGTTACTCCTGATCCGTCTATACGTACAGGAAGCATTGGAGATGTGGGAACCCCGTATCGAACTTGATGAGGTGAGAGCCGACCCCGATCCCTTGCGCGGTCGAGTCGATGTGATTATTGAATATCATCCGAAAGACAGTCACGATAATCGTAGCCTGGTCTATCCTTTCTTTCTATTACCGGGAGGGGAGCAGGAGTAGTGGAATTTGATTTTTTACCGAAATTACCGAAATCTAATTTAGACGATCGCACCTACAAGGACTTAGTCGAAGAGTGCATCTTACGCATTCCTCGCTATTGTCCAGAGTGGACGAATTACAATCCCAGTGACCCGGGTGTCACGCTGATTGAACTGTTTGCTTGGTTAACCGACCAAATGTTGCTGCGGTTCAATCGGGTTCCCCTACGGAACTATGTGACGTTTCTAGAGTTAATCGGGGTACGCCTGCAAGCACCCGTCCCCGCTCAAACCGATATTACCTTTTACCTAACCAGTTCGCTACCAGAACCTTACACGATTCCGGGAGGAACGGAAGTGGCAACGGTGCGAACGGAAACGGAGGAGGCGATTGTTTTTAGCACGGATGAGCCGTTAACGATTGGCAGTCCCAGCTTACGCCACTTTCTCACGGCAGAGACGGTGGACGAGGAACCGGAAGTTTTGCGCGATCGCTTCACCAATTTATGGACGCAGCGATCGGATGGACAATGGGAAGGTCGGGAACTGGCGCTGTTCAACGAACAACCTGAACCCGGAAATAGCTTTTATCTCGTATTCGACCCCGAACACCAACTGGCGGGTAACGTTCTGGCTGTCACCTTTAAAGGAGAAGCTGCCACACCCACCGGCATTAATCCCGACGCACCTCCCCGCCGTTGGGAAGCTTGGAATGGTGCTTACTGGCAATCTGTTCTAATCCAAGAAACAGACGACGGCACGCGCGGCTTTAGTTTTAGTGAAATCCGAGAACAAGGGGGGAATCCCCTGCAAGGTGCCGACCTTGTCCTGCATTTGCCGACCCATTGGCCTGTAACTCGCTTTACCACTTACCAGGGTCTCTGGCTACGCTGCATCTACACTCCACCGAATTTAGGTCAGCCTGGATACAGTAGTTCTCCCCGAATCGTCGCTTTATCCGTGCGGGCGATCGGAGGCACGGTGGCAGCCAGTCAAAGTAGTCTGGTTCGCAATGAGCTTATGGGAGAAAGTGATGGAACACCGGGTCAGACGTTCCAGTTGCAAGGCGTTCCCGTTTTAACGCGCCGCGAGGATGAATACATCCTGATTGAACCACCGGGGGGATTACCCCAAACCTGGCATGAAGTGACGGATTTTGCCAATTCTAAAGGAGAGGATTTGCACTATACCATAGATTCACGCACAGGAGTCGTTCAGTTTGGCCCTTTAATTCGCGAACCCAGCCAAATCCAGCAGCAAACCTTCCTCCGTTCTCGCTCGTATCTACCGATGGGGAGCAATCGCTCGATTGCAGAAGAGATTACAGCTCAAGACCTCAATGCCTTAGAGCGTCAATTCGGTGCGGTTCCGCCCAGAGGCTCTAAAATCCGCATGGTTGCCTACCGCACGGGGGGCGGTCAAAAAGGTAATGTGCAGCGAACAAGCCTGACTGTGCCGAAGTCTGCCGTGCCTTACGTCGCCAGGGTGATCAACCATACCCCCGCCCGCAATGGAGCCGATGCCGAATCCTTAGAAGAAGCCGTGATGCGAGTGCCTGCCATGTTGCGAACCCGCGATCGCGCCGTCACCCTAGAGGATTTCGAGACCTTAACCCTACGAGCCGGTAAAGGTTCAGTGGCTCGTGCCCGTTGTCTTTCCCCCACCTCGGTTGATGAGGCGGGACTGATTCGTCTGCTAGTTGTCCCGCAAGCGAATACGGAAGCGATCGCCAGAGCCGAAGGCATCCCGCCCGAATTCTTTGCCCTAACGCCTCGACTACAATCCCAGGTGCTATCTTACCTGGACGAGCGGCGACTCTTGGGCGTACAAGTGCGCTGTCAGCAACCGGATTATGTCGGAGTCTCGGTACAAACCGAAGTAGCCCTAGAACCGGAGTACAATAACTACCGCGCCCAAGAAGACATTTTATTTAAGCTCCGGGTTGCCCTGTACCGCTTTTTCAATCCCCTAACAGGCGGCCCCGATGGAACGGGTTGGCCTTTCGGGCGTCCGGTTTATCCTTCGGATATTGTCACCCTGTTCCAGAAAACGCCTGGGGTACGTTATCTCGGTGTGATTCAACTGTTTGAGATTCGCCAACACGATCAGACTTGGGTGCGGACTTTGCCTTTAGATCCTGTAATTAATCCCGGCCCTCAAGGGTTAGTCTGCTCTTGGGCAGATAATCGCTTACGATCCGGTCATGTTATCAACCTCATCCAATGAGTAGGGTAGTAGGTTGAAGGTTAGCCCGTGAGTTTATATAGCTGTCGGCATAAAGGTTAGGACTTTCTTTAACGGCTCTTGCGACCACTTAGCAGTAATAAATCTTCTACCCTCTGCCTTCTGCCTTCTGCCTTCTGCCTTCTGCCTTCTGCCTTCTGCCTTCTACCTTCTACCCTCTACCTTCTGCCATAACATCCGACATTCATGACTCAAGCACGTTCTGGTCAAAGTTTGTATCTACGGCTGACTCCCATGCAGTTCTCCGAGGCGACACCCACGCCAAGCGGAGAACTTGCGGGTACGATGGCGACGGATACATTGACGACGGGCTGTAATGTGTTCTTGCGCCCTGGAGAACCGAGTGAAATGCTGGTGCAGCTAGAAAACGTGGGCAGGCGCACGCTGCAATTAGATTTACAAGTGGAGGGGGACTTTCCATCCCAGTGGTGTCAAATTGGCATGGAGGGACGCGAACTCCTCCCTGGGCAAAGGATGGAGGCTGTGCTGTACTTTCAGGCATCTCCTGATTTCTTTGAGGATAACCAACTCCAGGATGAGTCTCTGATACTGGATTATCGCAGTCGCTTAGTTGCCTACTACACACCTGAAGATTTAGCAGGGGAGGATGCCTCTCTCACCAATAGAAGAGTTTGTGAGTCGGCTGGCTTCAACTTGTATGTGCGTCCCCGCAGTCTGTACCTGAATTTTCTGCCAGCGCTTTACCGGGAAGTTGACTTTATCGGTCGCTTCTTGAAAATTTTTGAGCAGGCATTTGAACCTGCCGTCCAGAGTCTGGATGTTCTGTGGGCTTACCTTGACCCTCTGACGGCACCCCAAGCCATGCTACCCTTTTTGGCGCATTGGGTGGCATGGCCGATGGACCCGCGCTGGAGTATCCAGAAGCAGCGTCGTCTGATTCGTCAGGCGATGGAAATCTACCGTTGGAGAGGAACGCGGCGGGGTTTGCGTCTCTATTTGCATCTCTATACGGATTTGCCGTTGGATGAGGATATTCCTCAAGAACCGGATAAGCACATCGGAATTGAGGAAGTTTTTGGAGATGGCTTTGTTTTGAGTACGACTCGCATGGGGGAGGATTCGATTATTGGCGGGGGACGACCGTTTCACTTTATTGTTACCCTGCGCCCTGATTCGGGTTTTCAGGTGGATGAATCGTTGGTTCGGTACATTATTGACCAGGAGAAACCGGCTTTTTGTACGTATGAACTTTATATCGAAAGGGGTGGTTAGGGGGTGTTAATTTTTAACAAACCACAGAGGCACAGAGCACACGGAGGAAGGAAGATAGGAGGAGAGGGATAGAGGAATTTTTCTGAGGTTTTAGCAGATGTTAGGGTGAATTTGTGATTGGTGAGTCTTGATTAAATCTGGATGACTTTTCTAGGTTGATCGTGGTTTTTTGGAAGCCTAAATAACAAGAAGTAAATAATAAATAACATATGACTCAGCTATTTCCTACTCCCCCGATTAAGCCTTTAGAGCGTGTTCAGGTTCGTGATGGTCTGTTGATGAATGCCGATCGCTGGCGTCGGGCGCATGAGTACCACCATGAACGTCAAAATATTCATTACCAATCCCTCAATCAACCCGGAATTGTCTGCGGTTTGGGGGTGCGGTTAATTCCCCCACCTACGGAGGTGATTGCCCAATATCGCGATGGGCGTTGGTTGCAAATTCAACCGGGAATTGCTATTGATTTGGTGGGGAATCCCATTGTGGTTCCTGAACCGATTGAGTTTCGGATTTCCTCAGAAAATCTGACACCAGACTCTATAAGTGTCTACTTGGTAGTCAGTTACGTTAATCCTGAGAAATTACGCCGGAAAGAACAGCGTGAAATCATTCAGGAAACGTTTCGGATTGATGAAAAAACGAATCCACCGGGTGACTTAGAGGTGGAATTGTGCCGAATTCTACTAGAACCCGGTGCTGTGGCTGGTGTGGAATCACCGCCCTTACAAAATCCAACCGATGTCTTTTTTCCTGCGTCTAACTCCCTAGATTTACGTTACCGCACTCAAGCGCGATCGCGTTCCCAAGGGGTTGTGAGTATTGCCCAAGTTAATCCCACATCTATTACTGATGAAAAAAGTTTATCGAATCTTTCTTATTTGCTTCAGTCCGTAGCTGCACTTTACCCAGGTTTAGAAGGAGATTCAGCGATTGGGCAAGTCACGTTGCAACCAGAGGACAAGGGAGAAAGAGCCAAACTCTTAAATTATGACTTACTGTTCTTAAATTATCGACAACTCCAACTACTGAAAGAGCGTCAATGGGAGATATTAAGACAGTATTTAGAAGTCGGTGGAACTCTCTTGGTGGAAGCGCCGACGGAGGGCAGTCATATTAAAGAACTCACGGCTGTTAAGCAAGAGTTACAAAAAGCGATCGCTAATTTAGAACTCAACTCAAACACCGCAGAAGATGCTGAACTGTCAACTCTTCGCCAGGAGTTAAAGACTGAACTAGCCAGTGTAAAAACCGAATTAGATGAAAAAATTGACCATATCTCTGTATTATTGAAAGACTTCGCCCAAAGGCTAGAGATGTCTTTAGAATCTCTGGAACGCTTAAACCGAAACCATCCCTTACGCACACAACCCTTTCTATTTTCAGCGCTTCCTACCATTGAGGAACAACCGACGCAAATCTTAATTGGGGGTGGAATCATCTTTGCGATCGGTAATTTATCATCGGCTTGGGGATTAGATGAAGAACTTTCTCTGCCACGAGAAACCATCCGAACCGCTCAAGAAATGGGAATTAATATCCTGCATTTTGCTTGGCGTCGCAGGCAAATGATGCAGGCGCTACAGATGGAAAATGCAAGTGTTCGCAGAGAATCCTCTACTCCACCCAAGAAGCAGAGAGGATTGAAGAATATCTATGACAAATTGGAGTAAATAAGACGGCTAAGTTTTTATGTTGACTAATCTTAAACTCGCTCCAAAATTTACACTACTTCTCTCCCTGGTATTTATTAGCGCTATTGCCATTAGTGGAGCAATTTTATCGCAAACCACCCTGCAAAGAGCTGAAGCAGATGTGGCATATAAAGGAAAGATTCTCATGGGATTAATGAATTCCGTGAGAACTTATACCAATAATGAAATTAACCCCCTCGTAGCACCTAGGGTAGAAACAAATCCAAAATTTATTCCTCAATCCATTCCGAGTTACTCGGTGAGGCAAGTCTTTGAAATTCTCCGCCAAGATGCAGCGTATAAAGACTATTTTTACAAAGATGCTGTACTGAATCCTACCAATTTGCGGGATTATGTAGATGAATTTGAGGTAGACCTTGTCAAGCAATTTCGGGAAGATCCAAATCTAAAAGAAGTATCGGGATTTAGAAATCGATCGGGAGAAGAAGTATTTTATTATGCTCAACCGATTACTATTAAAAAACAGAGTTGCCTACGCTGTCATAGTACACCCGAAGCTGCACCTAAAAGCCAACTCGCGACGTATGGCGCGGAACATGGGTTTGGTTGGGAGCTGAATAAAGTTTTAGGTAGCCAAACGATTTATGTTCCTTCTGAAGAAATTTTTGCAGCCGCCCGCCATAATTTATCGTTAGTTATGGGCATTTTTATCGGAATTTTTGCCCTGGTAATTTTGCTGATTAATTTCTTGTTGAAGCAGGCTGTGATTCAGCCGATTCGACCGATGGCAAGATTAGCCCAAAAAATTAGCAGCGAGCAATTCCTGATGGAAGAAAATGAAGAAGTCGATCTAGCGAGTCTGGAAAAAGTGTCTAAAAAGTCTGACGAATTAGGTCAATTAGCACGGCTGTTCCAGCAGATGGCTCATTCTATCTATGTGCGCGAACAAAGCTTTGCTCAACAATTACAACAACTTCGGAATAAAAGCGACCAAACTCAGGCTCGGACACAAGCGAAAACCAGTGAAATGGCTTACCTTAAATCTTTACAGGAAAAATCCAAAACGATTAGAAGCAAAACCAAAGGCTCTAGTTGATTAAAATGGCAGACAATCCCATCAGTATTAAAGTCTCTGCACAGGTACTTAAATTCAGACCCGGTGGCCCTCCGGCGACCTTTGAAGTGACAGTTGATAATGATAGCGATCGCTTTGCTTCATTTCAATTAGAAGTCGTGGCGGCTGGCGCTGATTCTACTCCGAGTTTTCGCTGGTACACCCTCTCCCCGGAAGTCAGTTCCAAAAAACCCCCAGGAGATAGTACCAAATTCCTGGTGACCATTACGGATTCACCCGTACCCGGCTTTGCCGGCATGATGAACCTCACGGTGCGGGTTTTCTCCCTAGAACTCCGGGATGAGGAACGGCAAGTTTTGCGTCTGTATGTACAAGAGGGTACGGGAGCGAAACCGTTAAAAATTGACCTGCCGGTGCGAAAATTTCAGGCGGCACCAGGAGCACAGGTGGAAATCCCCGTGCGGTTGCTGAACCCGAATCAACAGACGATGGATGTCATGCTCAGTTTTTTAGGAGTGGAGTCATCTTGGTTACTCAAGGGTGCTGAACAACGGTTGCAATTAGACCCAGGCGAACAAACTGAGGTAATCTTTTACTGCCAACCTCCAGATGCGATCGCCCTATCTCCCTGTCAAATCTACCCCTTTACCATTGAGGCAACGCACCACAAAGGAACTGTGGTGCGCGACCAAGGCACCCTTGAGGTTCTGCCGACAGGTTATGTAGATTTCAGTTGCACGCCTCAGCAGCAAACTATCCCAGCCAAAGGCAGGAAGCGCTTCAGGCGTCACACGGAACCTGTAACTTATGAACTGCAATTTGAGAATGCCAGTAACTTATGCTCCGCTGCCAGCATTCAAATTCAGGGTAAGGATTGGCAGAAATGCAATTTAGAGGTGATTCCGCCAGAGACGGAACTTCGTCCCGGTGAGACGAGCACAGCTCTTTTGTTAGTCAGTAAACCACGTCCCCGGTGGGGTATCCGAGAAAAACTGCTGTTGGAAGTCACCGCTATTTTGTCAGATCGGCGGTTAGATTTACGCAATGATACCCAATTTCTGGAATTACGGGTTTTGCCGATTATCCCTTTTGCGCTGCAAGTCCTGGGAGGACTGCTGCTACTGCTGCTGTTATTTCTGTTGTTTCGACCTTTTCAGGGACACACGGCGGCTGTATCCTCTGTGCGCTTCAATGGATTAGCCGATCGCGTGATTAGTGGTTCTGCCGATCAAACCATCCGCCGTTGGACTGTTCAAGGTAATCAGCTAAAACCCATGGGAGTGTTTGGACGGACGGGTAAAGCGGTGCGTGTCGTTCGCTTTAAACCGGTGAACAACGACATTGTCGCCGCTGGGTTGGAGAATGGGGAGATTCAACTGTGGGATGTGTTGGCGAATCGCAAAGAACCGTTAGAGTTCTTCTTTAATGACAGAGATGACCGAGTTTTAGATTTGGAGTTTACGAAAGACTCGCGCTACCTATTTAGCAGTCATGGTAGTGGTTTAATCCTCGCGTGGGATTTGGAAGGTGAAGCATCAAACGCTCTGAGTAATAGCAAAAAGCCTCTGGCTAAGCTCAAATCTGACTTTGCTGTGTATGATTTGGCAGTAGTGGGTACAGGCGGAACAAATTTAGCGATTGGCGGACGGTATAACCGATTAGTCGTGTGGAATATTACGTCCAACAAAATCCGCCGCGTCCCCTATCGGCAAGGCGACCAAAATAGTTATATCCAGAGTCTTGCCGTCGCTGGTGATAAGCCGAATCTGATGGCAACGGCTGATAATCAGGGAAATATTACTTTATGGGATATGCGCCAATGTTTAGCGAAGGATACTAAATGTGAAATTCTAGATGAATGGTCAACGGGTCATGGTGGTAAACCCGTGCGTTCTGTGAACCTGAGCAAAGATGGGTGTTATTTAGCCAGTGCTGGAGATGATGGACGGGAGATGCTTTGGCCTTTGACGATGGATGGTGCACGCGATCTCAAGTTCTTGAATGGCAGAAAACTGGATCAGTTTCCCACCAAAATTAATGATGTGAATCTGATTTTACGGGGGGAAGATATTCTCGTGGTGAGTGGTAGTGATGACCATGGGGTGAGGTTGCGTCGTGTGGAAAAGAGTAATACAGGTTGCAAGTAGATGGGGTGGGAAGTTTGGTTTTAATTAACCACAGAGGCACAGAGAACGCAGAGGAGAGAAAGAAACAGAAAGAGAGAGAGGGAGGTTGGTTTTTTGTGTTTTGAACAGGGAAAGTGACGGAAGGTAGAGAATTCTCTCTCAATCGGAGCGATTGCCCTAAAGGGGTACCAGTGAAGCGGTTCGCTAATTGCCACAGAAGCCAGGAGTCACAACGATGGCGAGGAAGACACGCGATGTCGGTTCTATAGGGACAGAACGCCAAGAAGATAAAGGTCTAAGCATGGGCGATATCCTCATGTTGCCTGACTCTCAACGGCGAGTTGTGCAATGGATGATGCGTCAGGGAGACTGCGCGTTGCACGATGTTGCTGCGAATACGGAGCAGGATGAGGGAGATGCTGCGATCGCACTGTACGATTTGATGGAGCAGGGCTTTGTCCAGGAAATAGAAGTAGATGGTGAGACACTCTACCGCATTCGTCTTGCTTCCAAAGAAGGCATCAAGCAGTTACCTCAAACTATCCAGCAAGCGCTAGCACCGGGTAAACCGCTGGCGGTGATTCCTAATCCATCGGGAGATTATGCTGTAATCGCCGGGTCAACTTTTGAGCTGTGTGTCACTGTCAGTAATAAGGGGAATCAGAGTGCCTTAATCGATATCTATATTGATGAAGTGTCGCAGATGCTGCGTCAGTGGTGTGATTCGCCTTTTGAGCGGCTGGCGTTAAGCCCCAAATCGACGAGTGAGGTGGTGTTTCAGTTTCAGGTACCGCCGCAAACTTTAGCGGGTACCTATCACTACCAGCTTGTCGTAGATGCGCCGCAACATTATCCCGAAGATACTCCGATTCGTTACTCCCAGCGCCTCCAAGTTTTGTCGGCGATTGAGGATGCGGTAACGGTTAGCGACCCCACGTTTACGGTTATCCCCGCGACTAGCTCAGTTGCACCCCTTGTCATCCAACCCGGACAACCGCTACAGGTTACGGTTTTAGTGGATAACCGCTCTGATCGGGTAGACCGTTTTTGGCTGGGTTGTTCGGATTTGCAGGAAAGCTGGTTTACGGTACGCTATCCCGAAGGCTTACAGTTACCGGGTTTAGTGACGACGAGTGATGGGTTAGACCTCAACCCCGGTGCGAAGGGCGAAATTGTCCTGCTGTTGCACCCGCCACTCAATGCGCTAGCGGGGAATTACTTTGCCACCCTCCGCTTACAATCTGCCAACCATCTGGATGCGGTGCTGCTGGATGTTATCTACCTCCAGGTTCTCCCGGTTTACCTGATTACAGTTGAGCTTCGCACACTCTTGGGTCAGGTGAAACGGTCGGCTGGATTATTTGAAGTCCGGTTGACGAATGCGGGGAATACGGAACGGGACATTATCGTCCGCACGATTAGTTTTGATGAAGACAACCTGTGTACCTATACCTTGGAACCGGTTGAGGTTCGGATACTGCCGGGATCGGTGGGAATTGTTGCCCTAGAGGTAGAACCGACTCAGTGGTGGCGTCGTCCAATTTATGGGGGTGGCAGACTGATCCACTTTGGCGTCGAACTCGAAGACCCAAAGTTGCTGCCTGTGCCGAACGATTTGCCCCAAGGCGCTTTGCTGTGGGAACCGCGTCCTTGGTGGCAGTTTTTGCTGGTGTTGTTGGTTGGGGTTGGCACGCTGGCTGCGATCGCATTTCTGATTTGGTGGCTGTTTTTTCGACCCCCTGCCCCCCCCAAGATTGTGGAATTCTCTTCAGATAACCCAGCCTACCAAGAAGCAGAGGGTGATTTTGTTCAGCTCAATTGGCAAATTCGTAACCCCCGACAAATTCAGGCGATCGCATTAACGGGTCAGTCGCCGGATGGGTCAGCTTCTGTGCAACCTGTAACTTACGATTTCAGCAAAGGTGTTCCCAACCAGCTCAAAGAATTTTGCATCATCCGGGCGATGCTAATTTGCAAACATGTCCGCACGGAAGCACGTCAAGCCGGGAATTATGTATTTGAACTCAAAGTATTTTCTAAACGGAAAAAAGACACCGCCGCAGATTCGGTGAAAACCAATACGGTTAAAATTCAATCCGTAGAACCCCCAAAAATTAGCGAATTTGTATCAACAAAACCCATTTACCAAGAAGCCAGTGTTAGCAGTAGGGGCGGTGTCTCCGTG is drawn from Microcoleus sp. AS-A8 and contains these coding sequences:
- a CDS encoding helix-turn-helix domain-containing protein, with protein sequence MPLKRAFAIAQPEVSKLIRELRQLTGLTQEQLAAELGVAYGTINRWENGHMQPSPLALRRIRALIDELSHSSSQSDRDGSRELLTHYFSLEPGL
- a CDS encoding GPW/gp25 family protein, producing MQQNSPEGQKAYLGTGWASPLRVNLQGSIQLSSAERNIEESIWLILRTDLGERVYRPEFGSRLSELTFAPMNTQTLLLIRLYVQEALEMWEPRIELDEVRADPDPLRGRVDVIIEYHPKDSHDNRSLVYPFFLLPGGEQE
- a CDS encoding putative baseplate assembly protein produces the protein MEFDFLPKLPKSNLDDRTYKDLVEECILRIPRYCPEWTNYNPSDPGVTLIELFAWLTDQMLLRFNRVPLRNYVTFLELIGVRLQAPVPAQTDITFYLTSSLPEPYTIPGGTEVATVRTETEEAIVFSTDEPLTIGSPSLRHFLTAETVDEEPEVLRDRFTNLWTQRSDGQWEGRELALFNEQPEPGNSFYLVFDPEHQLAGNVLAVTFKGEAATPTGINPDAPPRRWEAWNGAYWQSVLIQETDDGTRGFSFSEIREQGGNPLQGADLVLHLPTHWPVTRFTTYQGLWLRCIYTPPNLGQPGYSSSPRIVALSVRAIGGTVAASQSSLVRNELMGESDGTPGQTFQLQGVPVLTRREDEYILIEPPGGLPQTWHEVTDFANSKGEDLHYTIDSRTGVVQFGPLIREPSQIQQQTFLRSRSYLPMGSNRSIAEEITAQDLNALERQFGAVPPRGSKIRMVAYRTGGGQKGNVQRTSLTVPKSAVPYVARVINHTPARNGADAESLEEAVMRVPAMLRTRDRAVTLEDFETLTLRAGKGSVARARCLSPTSVDEAGLIRLLVVPQANTEAIARAEGIPPEFFALTPRLQSQVLSYLDERRLLGVQVRCQQPDYVGVSVQTEVALEPEYNNYRAQEDILFKLRVALYRFFNPLTGGPDGTGWPFGRPVYPSDIVTLFQKTPGVRYLGVIQLFEIRQHDQTWVRTLPLDPVINPGPQGLVCSWADNRLRSGHVINLIQ
- a CDS encoding phage tail protein; this encodes MTQARSGQSLYLRLTPMQFSEATPTPSGELAGTMATDTLTTGCNVFLRPGEPSEMLVQLENVGRRTLQLDLQVEGDFPSQWCQIGMEGRELLPGQRMEAVLYFQASPDFFEDNQLQDESLILDYRSRLVAYYTPEDLAGEDASLTNRRVCESAGFNLYVRPRSLYLNFLPALYREVDFIGRFLKIFEQAFEPAVQSLDVLWAYLDPLTAPQAMLPFLAHWVAWPMDPRWSIQKQRRLIRQAMEIYRWRGTRRGLRLYLHLYTDLPLDEDIPQEPDKHIGIEEVFGDGFVLSTTRMGEDSIIGGGRPFHFIVTLRPDSGFQVDESLVRYIIDQEKPAFCTYELYIERGG
- a CDS encoding DUF4159 domain-containing protein, whose amino-acid sequence is MTQLFPTPPIKPLERVQVRDGLLMNADRWRRAHEYHHERQNIHYQSLNQPGIVCGLGVRLIPPPTEVIAQYRDGRWLQIQPGIAIDLVGNPIVVPEPIEFRISSENLTPDSISVYLVVSYVNPEKLRRKEQREIIQETFRIDEKTNPPGDLEVELCRILLEPGAVAGVESPPLQNPTDVFFPASNSLDLRYRTQARSRSQGVVSIAQVNPTSITDEKSLSNLSYLLQSVAALYPGLEGDSAIGQVTLQPEDKGERAKLLNYDLLFLNYRQLQLLKERQWEILRQYLEVGGTLLVEAPTEGSHIKELTAVKQELQKAIANLELNSNTAEDAELSTLRQELKTELASVKTELDEKIDHISVLLKDFAQRLEMSLESLERLNRNHPLRTQPFLFSALPTIEEQPTQILIGGGIIFAIGNLSSAWGLDEELSLPRETIRTAQEMGINILHFAWRRRQMMQALQMENASVRRESSTPPKKQRGLKNIYDKLE
- a CDS encoding DUF3365 domain-containing protein, with amino-acid sequence MLTNLKLAPKFTLLLSLVFISAIAISGAILSQTTLQRAEADVAYKGKILMGLMNSVRTYTNNEINPLVAPRVETNPKFIPQSIPSYSVRQVFEILRQDAAYKDYFYKDAVLNPTNLRDYVDEFEVDLVKQFREDPNLKEVSGFRNRSGEEVFYYAQPITIKKQSCLRCHSTPEAAPKSQLATYGAEHGFGWELNKVLGSQTIYVPSEEIFAAARHNLSLVMGIFIGIFALVILLINFLLKQAVIQPIRPMARLAQKISSEQFLMEENEEVDLASLEKVSKKSDELGQLARLFQQMAHSIYVREQSFAQQLQQLRNKSDQTQARTQAKTSEMAYLKSLQEKSKTIRSKTKGSS
- a CDS encoding WD40 repeat domain-containing protein — encoded protein: MADNPISIKVSAQVLKFRPGGPPATFEVTVDNDSDRFASFQLEVVAAGADSTPSFRWYTLSPEVSSKKPPGDSTKFLVTITDSPVPGFAGMMNLTVRVFSLELRDEERQVLRLYVQEGTGAKPLKIDLPVRKFQAAPGAQVEIPVRLLNPNQQTMDVMLSFLGVESSWLLKGAEQRLQLDPGEQTEVIFYCQPPDAIALSPCQIYPFTIEATHHKGTVVRDQGTLEVLPTGYVDFSCTPQQQTIPAKGRKRFRRHTEPVTYELQFENASNLCSAASIQIQGKDWQKCNLEVIPPETELRPGETSTALLLVSKPRPRWGIREKLLLEVTAILSDRRLDLRNDTQFLELRVLPIIPFALQVLGGLLLLLLLFLLFRPFQGHTAAVSSVRFNGLADRVISGSADQTIRRWTVQGNQLKPMGVFGRTGKAVRVVRFKPVNNDIVAAGLENGEIQLWDVLANRKEPLEFFFNDRDDRVLDLEFTKDSRYLFSSHGSGLILAWDLEGEASNALSNSKKPLAKLKSDFAVYDLAVVGTGGTNLAIGGRYNRLVVWNITSNKIRRVPYRQGDQNSYIQSLAVAGDKPNLMATADNQGNITLWDMRQCLAKDTKCEILDEWSTGHGGKPVRSVNLSKDGCYLASAGDDGREMLWPLTMDGARDLKFLNGRKLDQFPTKINDVNLILRGEDILVVSGSDDHGVRLRRVEKSNTGCK